The following proteins are encoded in a genomic region of Hippocampus zosterae strain Florida chromosome 2, ASM2543408v3, whole genome shotgun sequence:
- the LOC127595819 gene encoding microtubule-associated protein 4-like isoform X8, translated as MGPAAQDKVEPASVLQQQDEAEDEEEEVAVCQEDLTCEQGGILLLEQKHLVAEAQVLSREQAQTPEALNGGSHHRDHSPSKAQLEEKSSLESCGHAEKDAAKENKEKTVLVIKSIPEYGAEATADTFVGLASKIYFEFLTSEMGQSENEVNGQNCSVTGSFDKRVDRSYLVMPSSDVITILPDEQPRTDCETLNLASTLPYRTLQKTETVDTRPKSRPQNVASLVGKSLAKLTLGEQTLISVSEEKHLEDPGSCVFKEYSGPMPSPADKPSPEDISSNCLPLMDFQVDYLGAAEVEDDQKLQDNNMSNLGISQKSPLRSKILEKAVTSATKPDRLRIPMTSPKDRPTEFHLGSNLPGDIKIHTIPEVDIEKDPSREASPVPPGSSFTFTSTETESEVPLTLTSPKSLDDASREAQLSEEKARDISAETVAKSKRGGMNRGQIAKPEHAKDCKKLLSDPRTPARSETREKEDIPKALKPSNGISTLYLQKVSPKPQFLSPVIIIPQAQVQEEDDVEVVEEIIYADGPVLPKVDQDEPELLKVGPVVQGNSSVGQPKRDFHSPFAFSDDDQLLQLVIEKMVSSDDPTELKEEKGTGVRDDMSSMEIGQKVEDTTQALNDGAPVDISICDTDNSWIDSKDDDKTIMTKQIRATLTILGVDTTSKQVPGRGSKVSRKGPSFRLKEDMKKKKVGVVRRADQNKVSAFQSRKSVAKAVARHPRPILLQSSARRKAAAVESCQPLSVHQSRERPTPLSLHFSQQRKCSPTRPVLSKMSVQSQGSDEQPSRSGSACSLKRSPQVEAVLSEARPASACSRPPPQKNTQERAYRSPEKRSSLPRPSKSLTRHLPAAEQEDNSTPSRPTCADSARSWSARSGTSTPGSSAVTPGTPPSYSRTPGSRTPGSHTPKSFSVLQEKKVAIIRTPPKSPSSAQRQLKVLNQPLPDLKNVKSKIGSTTNLKHQPKGGQVQILNEKLDFSHVQSKCGSKDNLKHTPKGGNVMIPSVKLDYSHVQAKCGSLNKIQHAPGGGNVQIQTNKIDLSHITSKCGSMSNIRHRPGGGNVRIENVKLDFKDKAQSKVGSLGNASHMPGGGNVMIESHKLSFRESAKARVDHGAEIVVTHSPGLEMGGTSPHLSSAGSINLLESPQLSTLAQDVTAALAKQGL; from the exons CCTGCGGCCATGCAGAAAAGGACGCAGCAaaggaaaacaaagagaaaacagTCTTAGTGATCAAGTCAATTCCAGAATATGGCGCCGAGGCAACGGCTGATACGTTTGTAGGCTTGGCCTCGAAAATCTACTTTGAATTTCTCACATCAGAAATGGGACAAAGTGAAAATGAAGTGAATGGACAGAATTGTTCAGTCACAGGAAGCTTTGACAAACGTGTGGATAGAAGCTACTTGGTGATGCCTTCATCTGATGTCATCACAATATTACCTGATGAGCAACCAAGAACCGACTGTGAAACATTGAACCTGGCAAGCACCCTTCCTTATCGCACACTGCAGAAGACGGAGACTGTTGACACTAGACCAAAGTCCAGACCCCAAAATGTGGCTTCTCTGGTGGGGAAATCTTTAGCCAAGCTCACACTTGGAGAGCAGACTTTAATATCGGTGAGTGAAGAAAAACACCTGGAGGACCCGGGCAGCTGTGTCTTTAAAGAATACTCTGGACCAATGCCTTCTCCGGCTGACAAGCCAAGTCCTGAGGACATTTCTTCCAATTGTCTCCCTTTGATGGATTTTCAAGTAGACTACCTTGGAGCTGCCGAAGTTGAAGATGATCAAAAATTACAAGATAATAACATGTCTAATCTTGGTATATCGCAAAAATCACCTTTACGGTCAAAGATACTGGAAAAGGCTGTGACGAGCGCAACAAAACCGGATCGCCTCAGAATCCCTATGACAAGTCCAAAAGACAGACCAACCGAGTTTCATTTGGGGAGCAATCTACCTGGTgacataaaaatacacacaattcCTGAAGTAGACATTGAAAAAGACCCTTCAAGAGAAgcttctcctgtcccaccagGCAGTTCCTTCACATTTACATCGACAGAAACTGAAAGTGAGGTCCCCCTGACTCTGACCTCACCCAAAAGCCTCGATGATGCGTCCCGAGAAGCACAACTTTCTGAAGAGAAGGCAAGGGATATCTCAGCTGAGACCGTTGCAAAAAGCAAGCGTGGTGGGATGAACAGGGGGCAGATAGCGAAACCTGAACATGCAAAAGACTGCAAGAAGTTGCTCAGTGATCCCAGGACACCTGCAAGGTCAGAAACAAGAGAAAAGGAAGATATCCCCAAGGCCCTAAAGCCCTCTAATGGAATAAGTACACTCTACTTACAGAAAGTCTCACCAAAGCCACAATTTCTCTCTCCAGTCATAATTATACCTCAGGCACAAGTGCAAGAAGAGGATGACGTAGAGGTTGTAGAAGAAATCATATATGCTGATGGGCCTGTGCTCCCCAAAGTGGATCAGGATGAGCCAGAACTGCTGAAAgtgggcccggtggtccagggaAATAGCAGTGTTGGGCAACCAAAGAGAGATTTTCACAGTCCCTTTGCATTCTCTGACGATGACCAACTGCTGCAGTTGGTCATCGAGAAGATGGTTAGTTCAGATGATCCAACTGAACTCAAAGAGGAGAAGGGAACTGGTGTGCGGGATGACATGTCCTCTATGGAGATAGGTCAGAAGGTCGAAGACACCACTCAAGCTCTTAATGATGGAGCTCCAGTGGACATCTCCATCTGTGACACAGACAATAGCTGGATTGATTCAAAAG ATGATGACAAAACTATCATGACAAAGCAAATCAGAGCCACCCTCACCATACTCGGGGTGGACACAACCTCAAAACAGGTCCCTGGCAGAGGAAGTAAAGTGTCACGCAAAGGTCCCAGCTTTCGTCTAAAAGAGgatatgaagaagaaaaaag TAGGCGTCGTGCGGAGGGCGGACCAGAATAAGGTCTCAGCCTTCCAGAGTCGAAAAAGTGTAGCCAAAGCTGTGGCCAGACATCCTCGGCCAATTCTGCTTCAGAGTTCTGCTAGACGCAAAGCCGCAG cgGTAGAAAGCTGTCAGCCTTTAAGTGTCCACCAGTCCAGGGAGAGACCCACT CCTTTGTCCTTACATTTCTCTCAACAGCGAAAATGT AGCCCCACACGGCCAGTTCTGTCAAAAATGTCAGTGCAGAGCCAGGGTTCTGATGAGCAACCCTCACGCTCTGGCTCTGCATGTAGCCTGAAAAGGAGCCCCCAGGTGGAGGCGGTGCTCAGTGAGGCTCGGCCAGCCTCAGCATGCTCCCGCCCTCCCCCTCAGAAAAACACACAG GAGAGAGCATACCGCAGTCCAGAGAAGAGGTCATCACTCCCCAGGCCGTCCAAGTCACTGACCCGCCACCTTCCTGCAGCTGAACAAGAGGACAACAGCACTCCCAGCAGGCCAACTT GTGCAGATTCTGCACGTTCCTGGTCAGCCCGCAGCGGCACATCTACCCCTGGATCCTCTGCGGTTACGCCCGGCACGCCGCCCAGTTACTCCCGCACGCCTGGCTCGCGCACACCCGGCAGCCACACGCCCAAGTCCTTCAGCGTTCTCCAAGAGAAGAAGGTTGCGATAATCCGCACCCCGCCCAAGTCGCCATCTTCAGCCCAGCGGCAATTGAAGGTTCTCAACCAGCCGCTTCCTGACCTCAAGAATGTCAAGTCCAAGATTGGATCCACCACCAATCTTAAACACCAACCCAAGGGTGGACAG GTGCAAATTTTAAACGAGAAGCTGGATTTCAGTCATGTTCAGTCAAAGTGCGGCTCCAAGGATAATCTGAAGCACACGCCCAAAGGAGGCAAT GTCATGATTCCAAGTGTTAAATTGGACTATAGCCACGTCCAGGCTAAATGTGGCTCCCTGAACAAAATCCAGCATGCACCAGGCGGAGGAAAC GTCCAAATCCAAACCAACAAAATTGActtgagccacattacttccaAATGTGGCTCCATGTCCAACATCCGCCACAGGCCAG GCGGAGGCAATGTTCGGATTGAGAATGTGAAGCTGGACTTTAAAGACAAAGCTCAATCCAAGGTCGGCTCGCTGGGCAATGCCAGCCACATGCCAGGAGGAGGAAATGTGATg ATCGAGAGCCACAAGCTGAGCTTCCGTGAGTCCGCCAAAGCTCGGGTGGACCACGGTGCAGAAATTGTTGTCACCCACTCCCCCGGGCTGGAGATGGGAGGCACCTCACCTCACTTGTCCTCGGCCGGCAGCATCAATCTACTGGAGTCGCCACAGCTCTCCACACTGGCCCAAGATGTCACCGCAGCACTGGCCAAGCAGGGCTTATGA